In a genomic window of Diabrotica undecimpunctata isolate CICGRU chromosome 2, icDiaUnde3, whole genome shotgun sequence:
- the LOC140433992 gene encoding uncharacterized protein has protein sequence MLKFLVLVSLLPVLSLCGNCKYSSFSVHCQEISQDDFLIELFRNKKSISTLQEILIEDSDFSRIQPFVDFSNDLNPAKVDISSLTIRRSKVDTVTGNTFGAFRNLYKLNLSQNNITNLDWLPGLFISYDYNYLNLDLSYNKISELDFNNLRQKMSSIWLNNNEISILKPTSFDYTSFDFIDLSNNKLVFFSEFEFKVNIRSLDLSYNYLQKLALRGNKVLLKIEGNGNTNISYIGTSNSYSVSSFYSSFIPNNTLSMQNIFKLNWIDTDLPVLNSNKIPIIRSGIIDFSNNKLTSIPQNYFQSVQASVFNLSFNNFDVLSNKVFGVNSGITTIDLSFSNLKKISNEFFINCCSRSYSYNILDLSHNALEELDGICNRIPQLKHLDLSSNRITNLSQISISNCSHLSSYNISNNFINDIPPETFQIQVPIETLDISENNLLFINESTFRNLKSVLRNIYLRKNNISTIGSKSFCDFDYLKIIDLSDNKIKNIEQYAFLNLKNIHTINLSNNSIELLESYTFNNTSVKNIDLQGNTIHYIREKAFSNLNYLESLNLSNSAIAILENDVFFNLPVIHTIDLSNNYIVLLSNYTFRNLPVRYIFLNGNKIEYILQNAFHNLNNLIEVNLKNNNIEGIVKYSFHLVNVETLLLNSISSPIILDNTVKIKILVIQLTGTVGEQFISSAFLKNLTIIDSHIELLKNNCFVDLPLLTSLNLINTTFDVAEDNIFSELTSLTYLDASQIFQNKVLLKEYTFRDLFNLQVLNISNSALNTIENNAFAGLSELKELHLKGNKLTVVNLTAITNGLSNLIKLNLSSSSIKNVQSSKLGNPNKVKYLDLSNNFIENLDSQTFRLFVNLVELLLHNNELSTIEYQTFYYLKNLKTLRLDNNRIYSLGVGVFAGLENLSFLNISDNARLFSSGTYTSNLLPLETLESLQTLYIDNTSLHRFNTNLKKSFPSLSIIGINNNLFSCNDLINLIIYLKYNNIDYTPYNPQFEVKNLKGLTCAMSFEAEQKFMVELWEMIPTDDENYFDDERSENENDQIEERDDGSETEQGMTDEEEESGSNTLEFIEKDGVNRWKKAVPPRNVRTRQENYVAMKMIKFLVLVSLLPALSLCGGCNYSSYIFQCQGISQDDFLLELFRNKDAISQLNGIVIEDSDFSGIQPFVDFSKDLNPAYVFIKSLTIIRSKVDGVGSDTFGAFINLSKLNLTQNNITNLDWLTGLSSNYYLNLDLSYNKIFELDFNDLGNRISSIWLNNNEISIVKPTSYYPSFDFIDLSHNKLVVFNEFEYNVNIRSLDLSYNYLQMLALKSNKDLLKIEGHGNSNISYIGNSNSYSVSNFYSSFIPNNSLSIRNIFKLNWIDIDLPVLDSNKLPSISSNVIDFSNNNLTSIPQNYFQSVQASVFNLSFNNFDVLSNKVFGVNPVITTIDLSFSNLKKISNEFFINCCSSNSYYFVYVNLSHNALEELDGICTGIPKLKHLDLSSNRIINLSQISILNCSYLSTYNISKNFINDIPPETFQGQVPIETLDISENNLLFINESTFRNLKRVLKTINVRNNNISTVGSKSFDDFDYLRIIDLSDNKIQNIEQYAFSNLKNIDIINLSNNAIELLESYTFNNISVENIDLQGNPIHYIREKAFSNLKYLESLNLSNSAIAILENDVFFNLPAIRTIDLSNNYIDLLSNYTFRNLPVRYIFLNGNKIEYISQNAFHNLNNLIEVNMKNNNIQGIEKYSFHLVDVDTLLLNSISSPIVLDNTFKIKILVIQLTGTVGEQFISSVFLKNLTIIDSHIELLKNNCFIDLPLLTSLNFINTTIDVSEDNIFSGLTSLTYLEASQIFQNKTLLKDYTFKDMRNLEVLNISNSALDTIENNAFAGLLKLKELNLKGNKLSAVNLTAITNDLPNLLTLNLSSSSIKIVQTSKLGSPNNVQYLDLSNNYLTNLDSQTFKLFEDLVELLLHNNELSTIEYQTFYYLKNLRTLRLDNNKISSFSDGVLDGLEGLTFLNISDNKNLFYQNNLVPFQTLRYLDQFYVDNTYLRISIIDVTTFRKTFPRLSKIGINNNQFACIDLLNIMIYFDSYKIDYTPYNPKFDVKNLNGITC, from the exons ATGTTGAAATTTCTGGTACTGGTTTCACTCCTGCCTGTGTTAAGTTTATGTGGTAATTGCAAGTACAGTTCTTTTTCTGTTCACTGTCAAGAAATAAGCCAAGATGATTTCCTGATTGAATTGTTTCGCAACAAAAAGTCAATTTCTACTTTACAAGAAATTTTAATTGAAGATTCCGATTTTTCCAGAATACAACCGTTTGTAGATTTTTCAAACGATTTGAATCCTGCGAAGGTTGACATTAGTTCTTTAACTATTAGAAGATCTAAAGTAGATACTGTCACTGGCAACACATTTGGGGCTTTCAGAAATTTGTACAAACTTAAtttaagtcaaaataatataacaaatctGGATTGGTTGCCTGGTCTATTTATATCATAtgattataattatttaaatttagatttaaGTTACAATAAAATTTCTGAACTTGATTTTAATAATTTGAGGCAAAAAATGTCATCAATTTGGTTAAACAATAACGAAATTTCTATATTAAAACCAACTTCTTTTGATTACACAAGCTTTGATTTTATAGATTTGAGCAATAATAAATTAGTGTTTTTCTCAGAATTTGAGTTCAAGGTAAATATACGATCATTAGATTTAAGTTATAATTATCTACAAAAGCTGGCGTTACGAGGTAATAAAGTTCTTTTAAAAATTGAGGGTAATGGAAATACTAATATTTCGTATATTGGCACTAGCAATTCTTACAGTGTTTCTAGTTTTTATTCCAGTTTTATACCTAATAATACTTTGTCCATGCAAAACATATTTAAGTTAAACTGGATCGATACAGATTTGCCAGTTTTGAATAGTAATAAAATACCCATCATACGCTCAGGTAttattgatttttcaaataataaattaacCAGTATTCCGCAAAATTATTTTCAATCTGTTCAAGCTTCTGTATTTAATTTGAGTTTTAACAATTTTGATGTATTATCTAATAAAGTGTTCGGAGTAAATTCAGGCATTACTACTATTGATCTATctttttctaatttaaaaaaaataagtaatgaATTTTTCATAAATTGCTGTTCTCGAAGTTACAGTTACAATATTTTAGATTTAAGTCATAACGCCCTTGAAGAATTAGATGGAATTTGTAACAGAATACCGCAACTAAAACATCTAGATCTTTCTTCTAATAGAATAACAAATCTATCTCAAATATCAATATCGAATTGTTCACATTTATCTTCGTATAATATTTCCAACAATTTTATAAACGATATTCCTCCAGAAACTTTTCAAATCCAAGTACCTATAGAAACCCTTGACATTAgtgaaaataatttattgttcATCAATGAGTCAACTTTTAGAAACCTTAAAAGCGttttaagaaatatttatttaagaaaaaataacatatcgactattggtagtaaaagtttttgtgattttgattatttaaaaattattgaccTATCAgacaataaaataaagaatattgaacAGTATGCTTTTTTGAATTTGAAAAATATCCATACAATTAATTTGTCTAACAATTCAATtgaattattggaaagctatacCTTTAACAACACTAGTGTGAAAAATATCGACCTTCAAGGTAACACTATTCATTATATCAGAGAAAAAGCATTTTCCAACTTAAATTATTTAGAGTCATTAAATCTTTCGAACAGTGCAATAGCAATATTAGAAAATGATGTTTTCTTTAATTTACCAGTAATCCATACCATAGATTTAAGTAATAATTACATAGTTTTGCTGAGTAACTATACTTTTAGGAACTTacctgtacgttacatttttttaaacggaaataaaatagaatacaTTTTGCAAAACGCTTTTCACAATTTGAATAATTTGATAGAAGTAAACTTGAAAAATAACAATATAGAAGGAATTGTAAAATATTCATTCCACTTAGTTAATGTCGAGACGTTACTTCTTAATTCAATATCAAGTCCAATTATCTTGGATAATACCGTTAAAATTAAGATTTTGGTAATTCAGTTGACTGGTACAGTAGGCGAACAATTTATTTCAAGTGCTTTCCTTAAAAACTTAACCATAATTGATTCTCATATAGAATTACTAAAGAATAATTGCTTCGTTGATTTACCACTATTAACATCtctaaatttaataaatacaacATTTGACGTTGCTGAAGATAACATTTTCAGTGAATTAACGAGTTTAACCTACTTAGATGCAtcacaaatatttcaaaataaagtaTTGCTGAAGGAATATACCTTTAGAGATTTGTTTAATTTACAAGTTCTTAATATCTCCAATTCTGCCTTAAATACAATAGAAAATAATGCTTTTGCCGGACTTTCAGAACTAAAAGAATTGCACTTGAAAGGAAACAAATTGACTGTTGTAAACTTAACGGCAATCACTAACGGTTTATCTAACTTAATTAAACTTAATCTTAGCTCGTCATCTATAAAAAATGTCCAAAGTTCAAAACTGGGAAATCCGAACAAAGTTAAATATTTAGACCtatcaaataattttattgaaaatcttGATTCACAAACATTTagattatttgtaaatttagTTGAGTTGCTTCTTCATAACAACGAACTGTCAACAATTGAGTATCAAACTTTCTATtacttaaaaaatcttaaaacactgAGACTAGATAATAACAGAATATATAGTTTGGGCGTTGGTGTATTCGCTGGATTAGAAAACTTATCGTTCCTTAATATATCTGATAATGCACGTTTGTTTTCTTCCGGTACGTATACCTCCAATCTTCTACCTTTGGAAACCCTTGAAAGCTTACAAACGTTATATATAGATAATACGTCTTTACATAGGtttaatacaaatttaaaaaaatcgtttcCTTCTTTATCCATAATTGGTATTAATAACAATCTATTCTCATGCAATGATTTAATAAATCTAATAATATATCTCAAATATAACAACATTGACTACACGCCTTATAATCCACAAtttgaagtaaaaaatttaaagggtttaacatgtgct ATGTCCTTTGAAGCCGAACAAAAATTCATGGTAGAATTATGGGAAATGATTCCTACCGACGATGAAAATTATTTTGACGATGAGAGAAGTGAAAACGAAAACGATCAAATTGAGGAACGCGATGACGGAAGTGAAACGGAACAAGGTATGACAGACGAGGAAGAAGAAAGTGGAAGTAATACATTAGAATTTATTGAAAAAGATGGAGTTAACAGATGGAAAAAGGCCGTTCCACCGCGAAATGTTAGAACAAGACAAGAAAATTACGTAGCTAT GAAAATGATTAAATTTCTGGTACTGGTTTCACTCCTGCCTGCGCTAAGTTTGTGTGGTGGATGTAATTATAGTTCCTATATTTTTCAATGTCAAGGAATAAGCCAAGATGATTTCCTCCTTGAACTATTTCGAAACAAAGATGCAATTTCTCAATTAAATGGAATTGTTATTGAAGATTCTGATTTTTCCGGTATACAACCGTTTGTAGATTTTTCAAAAGATTTGAATCCTGCgtatgtttttattaaatctttaaCTATTATAAGATCTAAAGTGGATGGTGTTGGTAGCGACACATTTGGGGCTTTTATAAATTTGAGCAAACTAAATTTAActcaaaataatataacaaatctGGATTGGTTGACTGGTCTATCatctaattattatttaaatttagatttaagttacaataaaatttttgaacttgATTTTAATGATTTGGGGAATAGAATATCATCAATTTGGTTAAACAATAACGAAATTTCTATAGTAAAGCCAACTTCTTACTATCCAAGTTTTGATTTCATAGATTTGAGCCATAATAAATTAGTGGTTTTTAACGAGTTTGAGTACAATGTAAATATACGATCATTAGATTTAAGTTATAATTATCTACAAATGCTGGCGTTAAAAAGTAATAAAGATCTTTTAAAAATTGAGGGTCACGGGAATAGTAATATTTCGTATATTGGCAACAGCAACTCTTATAGTGTTTCTAATTTTTATTCTAGTTTTATACCTAATAATTCTTTATCCATTCGAAACATATTTAAGTTAAACTGGATCGATATAGATCTACCGGTTTTGGATAGTAATAAACTACCCAGTATAAGCTCAAATGTTATTGATTTTTCCAACAATAATTTAACCAGTATTCCGCAAAATTATTTTCAATCTGTTCAAGCTTCTGTATTTAATCTGAGCTTCAATAATTTTGATGTATTATCCAATAAAGTATTTGGAGTAAATCCAGTAATTACTACTATTGATCTATCCTTTtctaatttgaaaaaaataagtaATGAATTTTTCATAAACTGCTGTTCTTCCAATTCATACTATTTCGTCTACGTAAATTTAAGTCATAACGCCCTTGAAGAATTAGACGGGATTTGTACGGGAATACCCAAACTAAAACATCTAGATCTTTCGTCTAATAGAATAATAAATCTATCTCAAATATCAATATTGAATTGTTCATATTTATCTACGTATAATATTTCCAAAAATTTTATAAACGATATTCCTCCAGAAACTTTTCAAGGCCAAGTACCTATAGAAACCCTTGACATTAgtgaaaataatttattgttcATCAATGAGTCAACTTTTAGAAATCTAAAAAGGGTTCTTAAAACGATTAATGTAAGAAACAATAACATATCTACTGTTGGTAGCAAAAGTTTTGATGATTTTGATTATTTAAGAATTATTGACCTATCAGACAATAAAATACAGAATATTGAACAGTATGCTTTTTCGAATTTGAAAAATATCGATATAATTAATTTGTCTAACAACGCAATtgaattattggaaagctatacTTTCAACAACATTAGTGTGGAAAATATCGACCTTCAAGGTAACCCTATTCATTATATCAGAGAAAAAGCATTTTCTAACTTAAAATATTTAGAGTCATTAAATCTTTCAAACAGTGCAATAGCAATATTAGAAAATGATGTTTTCTTTAATTTACCAGCAATCCGTACCATAGATTTAAGTAATAATTACATAGATTTGCTAAGTAACTATACTTTTAGGAACTTacctgtacgttacatttttttaaacggaaataaaatagaatacaTTTCGCAAAACGCTTTTCACAATTTGAATAATTTGATAGAAGTAAACAtgaaaaataacaatatacaaGGAATTGAAAAATATTCATTCCACTTAGTTGATGTCGACACGTTACTTCTTAATTCAATATCAAGTCCAATTGTCTTGGATaatacctttaaaattaagaTTTTGGTAATTCAGTTGACTGGTACAGTAGGCGAACAATTTATTTCAAGTGTTTTCCTTAAAAATTTAACCATAATTGATTCTCATATAGAATTACTAAAGAATAATTGCTTCATCGATTTACCACTATTAACATCtctaaattttataaatacaacAATTGACGTTTCTGAAGATAACATTTTTAGTGGTTTAACGAGTCTGACTTATTTGGAAGCAtcacaaatatttcaaaataaaacgTTGCTAAAAGACTATACATTTAAAGATATGCGTAATTTAGAAGTTCTTAATATCTCCAATTCTGCCTTGGATACAATAGAAAATAACGCTTTTGCTGGACTTTTAAAACTAAAAGAATTAAACTTAAAGGGAAACAAATTGTCAGCTGTTAACTTAACGGCAATCACTAACGATTTACCCAATTTGCTTACGCTTAATCTTAGCTCGTCATCCATAAAAATCGTCCAAACCTCAAAACTGGGAAGTCCAAACAACGTTCAATATTTAGATCTGTCAAATAATTATCTTACAAATCTTGATTCACAAACATTTAAATTATTCGAAGATTTAGTTGAGTTGCTTCTTCATAACAACGAACTGTCAACAATTGAGTATCAAACTTTCTATTACTTAAAAAATCTTCGAACACTGAGAttagataataataaaatctCTTCCTTTAGTGATGGTGTATTAGATGGATTAGAAGGATTAACATTTCTTAATATAtctgacaataaaaatttattttaccaAAACAATTTAGTACCTTTTCAAACTCTTAGATATTTAGATCAGTTTTATGTAGATAATACCTACTTGAGAATATCTATTATTGATGTGACAACATTTAGAAAAACGTTTCCTCGTTTATCCAAAATTGGTATTAATAACAACCAGTTCGCttgtattgatttattaaatataatgaTATATTTCGATAGTTACAAGATTGACTACACGCCTTATAATCCAaaatttgatgtaaaaaatttgaaTGGAATAACATGTTAA
- the LOC140433575 gene encoding uncharacterized protein, whose protein sequence is MFGIFVFAIFSVAVASAGVHKHQHVKLVVPEQQAQSSHTLEIAEGYESGGYAPGELEAHAAAEAGAGGNGKGSSGAELTSLAHNSAVQAKNAVRNQHTAGSQAAFGVKSSLASAAVGAAQTAQAALVGKQAIVQNLKKQAIEAQQQLQAEISQYHQLEAVAQVAAQASQDAHAQLNTLTAALASAQAGASHAEQAAAEAANAAASQHSMVDEAKQKVGSILSQLQNAVGDLQETEASAIKAAESAHIAQSNAAAAGLAVAAASAKNGHNGGGSGGYHHHY, encoded by the exons atgtTCGGGATTTTCGTTTTCGCCATTTTTTCTG TCGCTGTTGCTTCAGCTGGCGTACATAAACATCAACACGTGAAACTCGTAGTTCCCGAACAGCAAGCTCAATCCTCGCATACCCTGGAAATAGCCGAAGGCTATGAAAGTGGTGGCTATGCACCTGGTGAATTGGAGGCCCACGCGGCAGCGGAAGCGGGAGCTGGTGGAAATGGAAAAGGCAGTTCAGGAGCAGAATTGACAAGTTTGGCTCATAATTCGGCAGTGCAGGCTAAAAATGCCGTTAGGAATCAACATACCGCCGGAAGCCAAGCCGCTTTCGGAGTCAAGAGTAGTTTAGCCAGTGCTGCTGTTGGA gcTGCCCAAACTGCCCAAGCTGCTCTAGTGGGTAAACAAGCCATCGTGCAGAACCTTAAAAAGCAAGCAATCGAAGCTCAACAGCAATTGCAAGCCGAAATTTCACAGTACCACCAACTCGAAGCCGTAGCACAAGTTGCAGCTCAAGCCTCCCAAGACGCCCACGCCCAACTAAACACTCTTACTGCTGCTCTTGCATCTGCACAGGCCGGTGCTTCGCACGCTGAACAAGCCGCAGCCGAAGCTGCTAATGCTGCTGCTTCCCAACACTCCATGGTCGACGAAGCCAAGCAAAAAGTCGGTAGCATATTATCTCAACTTCAAAACGCTGTAGGTGACCTACAAGAAACAGAAGCTTCTGCCATTAAAGCAGCCGAGTCTGCACACATTGCACAGTCCAACGCTGCAGCTGCGGGACTAGCAGTAGCTGCCGCTAGTGCTAAGAATGGACATAACGGAGGCGGTTCTGGAGGATATCACCATCACTATTAA